The genome window TTCGGCGACCATAGCGGTGGGGTTACACCTGGTCTCGTTTCGATCCCAGAAGTAAAGTCCTCCTGCGTTTTTTGTGGTACTGTGGGTGTTCCTATGGGAAGCTTTTGACGTTGCCGGCCATTCCTTATAATCACACAAATATAATAAATACTGTTAACTATTTTAAGTCTTAATTAAAATTTATTACTATTATTATTGAAAAAGTATCATTTCAATAGATCTCAAATTAATGCTTATATACGCTTTGGACATATATGGCTGTTAGATCACCAGTTTGTTATGTATAACTGATAGTTTTAGAACATTATTAAATTTCATTGGTTTGGCGACCATAGCGGTGGGGTTACACCTGGTCTCGTTTCGATCCCAGAAGTAAAGTCCTCCTGCGTTTTTTGTGGTACTGTGGGTGTTCCTATGGGAAGCTTTTGACGTCGTCAGCCATCTCATATTACTCTAAAAATTTGCTAATTATGCTTGAATTCTTATTTTCAATGTTTTTTTTCATCATTTTCTTATCAAAATATTAAAAAATATATAATTATTATTTATTAAATTTAAAAAAATAAAGAGTTTTTTGATTTATAACTTTTTGCAATATTATTATTATTATTATTATTATTTCACTATTCCGATTTTATTATTTTTAATTCATCTTTTTGAAAAAACTCTACCATATTTAGCTTTTTTTTGTAGATGATCTGATGTATATTCATAGTAAATTAAGTTGTTCTTTAGGAATATACGATGGGCTGGAAGGTTATCTTCCCCTCTTTTTAATCCTATAGTAATCTTATTTTCACTAATTCGTATTGATTCTGCATTAGGACGGCCTTTAATACTATAAGTATAGTTTTTACCCAAAATATCCTTTATTTTGACCCATTCAACTGTCATGTAATCACCTTATTTATTCATTATTTTATATATATTTCTGATAATAAGTCTGTTATCTTTCCGGTTATCATTCGGGGTTTAAGAATTTGTTCTTTTATTATTTTACAAAATTTTTAATATGGATAAAAACTTTTATAGGTATTTAACAGGAAATAGATTGGTATGAATGAAGGGTCGTGTGAAATTCAGGAAGCCAATGAATCCATGGTTAATGAAGTTAAATCACAGATGATTAATGATGATATGATTGGCACTATAACTAATCTTTTTAAGGCTGTGGGAGATCCTACGCGTCTAAAGATATTATATGCTCTTTCTAAGAAACCTCTTTGTGTTTGTGAACTGGCAGCACTATTGGAAATGGAACACTCTGCAATATCACATCAACTCAGAGTTTTAAGAGATAAAAATTTGGTTAAATTCAAAAAAGAAGGTAAAATGGCCAGATATTATCTTAAAGATGACCATATTGTCATATTGATTAAAATGGCTGTAGAACATGCTGAAGAAAAATAATATAAATATAATCATCACATTTTTTTTCATTTAATTAATTATTATTTCATTTCAAATTAATCTAATCAAATTTTCCTTAGGGATTTTTATTTTCATTTATTTTCATTAACAATTTTATCAAATTATTTTGATAAATTCATTTTCCATAATTTAATATATAATATTTTATATAAGATAAATATGAATTTCTAATTTAAATTAGAATAATATAATGCACCTGTTTATGGAGATGAAATTATGAAAGCAAGTGAATTTATTGGGAAAACTGTAATTGATAAGAAGGGTCAGGAAATTGGAAAAATCGCGGACATAATTTTAAAACCTTCTGATTGTTTAATTGATAAAATATTGGTTTCTGATGGAGCTGTTTTAAATAAAAAATATTTCACAATCACTGAAAGTGAAATTGAAGCTATTGGTGATTATGTAATATTAAAAATATCAGTAACTGATGTTGAAGAGAGAATTAGTCAGGAAGAAGCAGATTCTCTTAAAAAAATTGAATTAAACTTCAAAAAAATTGTTGGTAAAACTGTTATCACTAGCAATGGTGTAAAACTGGGAACTGTAGAGGATATAATGATCCAACCACATGAATGTTTAATGGAAAGTATAATTGTAAAAGCCAAATCAGATCTAGGAAAAAAGAGTTTTATGCTAGAAAATGATGAAATTAAAGATATAAAAGATTATTTAATAACTAATATGGACTTTGATAGTATTGAAGATAGAATTGTTTAATAAAATAGATATATGCTCTTATTTAGAAAAATAAAATAAAAAAAGGATAAATTAATTTATCCTTTAAAACAATTTTAGATTTTAGCTAGTAATTTTGCTTTTAAGGCAACTTTTTTGCTTAAAATGTACTGTTTAAACGCAAAATTTTTTATTGCTACATTAGCTCTTTTATTAAGAACCTTTCCATGGTATTTGGGAGGGTGGGCCTTAAAATAGTTTATTTGCTTGTTTAGTTTTGTAGCTTGTTTTTTGTAATTAGCTAAAGCAACTAATAATCCTTTGGCTTTTGTATTATTTTTATAAGTTGCTGTTAAGTTGTCAATTTTAACTATCAGAGCATTTAACTTTGTTTGGGTTAAATTCAACTTAGCCAACTGAGTATCAGTTAAGTTTGTTGTGGTTTTATGATTTTTATTTAATGTTGTGTTGTTTCCACTGGAAGCATCTGTTGCAAACGCAGGCATAATTGCGGCCACCATAATCATGGAACATAATAATGCAAATATTTTCTTTTGCAAACTTTCACCTCTTGTATGTATAATTATAATATTCTTTTTTTCATATTTAAAGGATTCGTATGGCCTATTTTTAAAAATAGGTCAATTTTAAATTTTTTTAAATCTTGCTTTATTGTTTGGTCTAAACAATATTTACTGGGTATAGAATTTACTTGCAGAAAACGATTTTCTACACTTTTAATCTATTTTAAGCAATCTTTTAAGGTTTTAAAAAATAATGAAGCATGTAATGAATTAATAATTTTTTATTCTTTGAGAATAATATGAAATTTATAGGTATCAATCACGAATTAAAATAAATTATAGTTATGAATTAAATATATAATAACTGAATTACACTAAATTTATCCATTTTTGATTAACCAGATTTAATTTGGGTAAGATTTTATAATTCCTAATGGATTAAGATCATAAAATTAAAAATTATCAGGTGATTAAAAATGAAATATATTTATCTTTCATATAGTTTAGATGAAGATTCACCGGTTTACAAGGGTCTAAAAAAACCATCAATAAATCATAAAAGCACTATTTCTGAAGATGGTTACAATACCTATTTACTTTGTGTTGAAAATCATTCAGGAACTCATGTAGATGCTCCAGGTCATTTTTTAGAAGATGGAAAATCTATTTCAGATTATGATTTGGAAAATCTAGTTTTTAATAAGGTGCTAATTTTAGAAATTCCTCAAACCACATGTAATGAAATAGGACTTCCAGATTTCCTAAATATCCTTGAAAACCATGAAACTTTGAATTCTAAAGATGAAACTAAAGATAACTGGAAATCTGTTGATTTCATTTTAATAATAACTGGTTTTTTTAAATATCGGCAAAAAAATTTAGAGAAATATTTGACAGAAAATCCCGGCATAAATCCGGAGGTAATAAACTTTTTAAGAGAGCATTTTCCATCAATCAGAGGGATTGGAATAGATTCTGTTTCTATATCTTGTTTTAGTAATCCAGATAATGCAACTGAGGCACACAAAACAGCATTTATTAAAAAAAACAATTATGGAGAACCTCTTTTACTGGTTGAAGATATGGATTTAAGTTCTTTATCTGCAAAAAATAATATAAAACAGTTATTTCTGATTCCGTGGCAAATTAAGGGTATTGACAGTGCACCCTGCACAGTAATGGTTCAATTAAATTAAAAAATATAATTATTATGCTCTTAGTTGAATACTAAAATTATTAAATTCAAAAACTAGCTAGGTGTATTATGCAAATGTTATTAAAACCAGTGGGTATAATTCATTCTCCTTTTAAAGAAAGAAAGGATTCACCACACCAAGGGAGATATGGGGATCAGAACAGTGAGATACATATTTTTGATGAATATGTGGATGCCTTGGAAGGAATTGAGAAATATAAAAATCTTATCATACTTTACTGGTTTGATAAAGCTGAAAGAGACTTGCTTAAAGTAATTCCTTTTGGGAAATCCAAAAAAAGAGGAGTTTTCTCTACTAGAGCTCCTAGCAGGCCTAATCCTATTTCTTTTTCATTAGTTGATCTATTAAAATTAAAACAAAATAAGCTGACTGTTAAAGGATTAGAAGCCCTTGATGGATCTCTGGTTGTGGATATTAAACCATACTGGAAAGACATTGATTGTGTGGAGTAATTTTGAATTTAATTTTATATTATATTTTAATTATAATAATTATTTTTGATAATTTCAATAAATCCAAAAAAGACTTATATATTAACTAAACTCCTAAATCTCTCACAAAAGGATCAATTTTACAGTCACATGTTTTATTTTTTATCTCATCAGCTTTAATTCCTAATTTTTGTATGGGTTCTTTTCCCGATGCTTCTACCATAGTTCTAACAGTTTTTGGGAATCCAGATCCACCATAAGTTGCGAAAAATGCCACATCTTTAAATTTATCTTTATTTTCAAGGAGATAAGTCTTAACCGGAACTGCTGGAAATCCGGACCATATTGGTGTACCTACAATTACTAGATCATAGTCGGAAGGATTTTTCTCTAGTGGTTTAATGGTAGTTAATTTACCACGATTAGCCTGAT of Methanobacteriaceae archaeon contains these proteins:
- the tsaA gene encoding tRNA (N6-threonylcarbamoyladenosine(37)-N6)-methyltransferase TrmO, whose protein sequence is MLLKPVGIIHSPFKERKDSPHQGRYGDQNSEIHIFDEYVDALEGIEKYKNLIILYWFDKAERDLLKVIPFGKSKKRGVFSTRAPSRPNPISFSLVDLLKLKQNKLTVKGLEALDGSLVVDIKPYWKDIDCVE
- a CDS encoding PRC-barrel domain-containing protein; this translates as MKASEFIGKTVIDKKGQEIGKIADIILKPSDCLIDKILVSDGAVLNKKYFTITESEIEAIGDYVILKISVTDVEERISQEEADSLKKIELNFKKIVGKTVITSNGVKLGTVEDIMIQPHECLMESIIVKAKSDLGKKSFMLENDEIKDIKDYLITNMDFDSIEDRIV
- a CDS encoding flavodoxin codes for the protein MKALVVYYSRSGNTREVAQSIAQEMQCDIEEIHDTQNRSGIIGWLKSGYQANRGKLTTIKPLEKNPSDYDLVIVGTPIWSGFPAVPVKTYLLENKDKFKDVAFFATYGGSGFPKTVRTMVEASGKEPIQKLGIKADEIKNKTCDCKIDPFVRDLGV
- a CDS encoding cyclase family protein, whose amino-acid sequence is MKYIYLSYSLDEDSPVYKGLKKPSINHKSTISEDGYNTYLLCVENHSGTHVDAPGHFLEDGKSISDYDLENLVFNKVLILEIPQTTCNEIGLPDFLNILENHETLNSKDETKDNWKSVDFILIITGFFKYRQKNLEKYLTENPGINPEVINFLREHFPSIRGIGIDSVSISCFSNPDNATEAHKTAFIKKNNYGEPLLLVEDMDLSSLSAKNNIKQLFLIPWQIKGIDSAPCTVMVQLN
- a CDS encoding metalloregulator ArsR/SmtB family transcription factor, yielding MNEGSCEIQEANESMVNEVKSQMINDDMIGTITNLFKAVGDPTRLKILYALSKKPLCVCELAALLEMEHSAISHQLRVLRDKNLVKFKKEGKMARYYLKDDHIVILIKMAVEHAEEK